The following proteins are encoded in a genomic region of Sphingopyxis sp. YF1:
- a CDS encoding glycosyltransferase family 2 protein, with protein MTAEEGRPELSIVIPCFNEAENVAAIVAAVTAEAVRHAASHEIILIDNGSTDGTRAIMRELCRVDARVRVIFNNRNYGQMRSPTYGLYQAEGRAVIGMCADFQDPPDMIGDFVAQWRGGAQVVLGQRRSERAALPLRAARHLGYAFLRRFGDYPVIPGATGFGLFDRAVIDTLAAWNEPEPFFRGMVVESGFRLALVPFDRPQRAAGESKNDFAALASFALSGLAGSAKSLLRLPLLLSGCTMALAFVLLVGGIAALALEGPVWALLGLALGAALFAVLLLFLGLIGEQVRMLAERSRGVPLVIEEERINFPPARRRPAARTLIQRP; from the coding sequence ATGACCGCGGAGGAGGGGCGCCCCGAACTGTCGATCGTCATTCCCTGCTTCAACGAGGCAGAGAATGTCGCGGCGATCGTCGCGGCGGTGACCGCCGAGGCGGTGCGCCACGCGGCGAGCCACGAGATCATCCTGATCGACAATGGTTCGACCGACGGCACGCGAGCGATCATGCGCGAGTTGTGCCGCGTCGATGCGCGCGTTCGCGTGATCTTCAACAACCGCAACTACGGCCAGATGCGCTCGCCGACCTATGGCCTCTATCAGGCCGAGGGGCGCGCGGTGATCGGGATGTGCGCCGATTTCCAGGACCCCCCCGATATGATCGGCGATTTCGTCGCGCAGTGGCGCGGCGGCGCACAGGTCGTACTCGGCCAGCGCCGGTCCGAGCGGGCGGCGCTGCCGCTCCGCGCGGCGCGGCATCTGGGCTATGCCTTTCTGCGCCGCTTCGGCGACTATCCGGTGATCCCCGGGGCGACGGGGTTCGGGCTGTTCGACCGCGCGGTGATCGACACGCTGGCGGCGTGGAACGAGCCCGAACCCTTTTTTCGCGGCATGGTCGTCGAGAGCGGTTTCCGCCTCGCGCTCGTGCCGTTCGACCGGCCGCAGCGCGCGGCGGGCGAGAGCAAGAATGATTTTGCCGCGCTCGCCTCCTTTGCGCTGTCGGGGCTCGCGGGATCGGCGAAGTCGCTGCTGCGCCTGCCGCTGCTGCTGTCGGGCTGCACGATGGCGCTGGCCTTCGTGCTGCTGGTCGGCGGTATCGCCGCGCTGGCGCTGGAGGGGCCGGTCTGGGCGCTGCTCGGCCTTGCGCTCGGCGCCGCGCTCTTTGCGGTGTTGCTGCTCTTCCTCGGGCTGATCGGCGAGCAGGTCCGCATGCTCGCCGAGCGCAGCCGCGGCGTGCCGCTGGTGATCGAGGAGGAGCGCATCAACTTCCCGCCCGCGCGCCGGCGTCCCGCCGCGCGCACGCTGATCCAGCGCCCGTGA
- a CDS encoding capsule biosynthesis protein, translated as MTRVTAWIADPRLRRRAYALAALVLALLTVFPQPYVARAKILPQDSNSIGLGSMMNALGGQLQGFAALFGGAKQQIDMYLAVSRSDEVTAAVIKRLKLVGEGGYASPEKARIALARKADIHSLTGGMIEIEVRTHDAKEAAALTAAYVEAISDRIVALGKDRVERKRAVVMQRFKEAADRVAGTESALNDFRRRNRLAEPQAELGSALSVRAGLEARLQAKQVELTTLQKFQGPENPQLMAVQSEVASLRAQIARSATPASGAAGPNVAGLSEVSGEYLDLYRDYRFAQALYEVYARSSEEVAVETLAGETASSVQVLEAPRVDADRKYNIAAVALLALVVLGALFTEIYAPATGVRLFRSRGTDGAP; from the coding sequence ATGACCCGCGTGACCGCCTGGATCGCCGACCCGCGGCTGCGCCGCCGCGCCTATGCGCTCGCCGCGCTGGTCCTCGCGCTGCTGACGGTCTTTCCGCAGCCCTATGTCGCGCGCGCCAAGATCCTGCCGCAGGACAGCAACAGCATCGGACTCGGTTCGATGATGAACGCGCTCGGCGGCCAGCTCCAGGGCTTTGCCGCGCTGTTCGGCGGCGCGAAGCAGCAGATCGACATGTATCTGGCGGTGAGCCGCAGCGACGAGGTCACCGCGGCGGTGATCAAGCGGCTGAAGCTGGTCGGCGAGGGGGGCTATGCGTCGCCCGAAAAGGCGCGCATCGCGCTGGCGCGCAAGGCCGACATCCACTCGCTGACCGGCGGCATGATCGAGATCGAGGTGCGCACGCACGACGCGAAGGAGGCCGCGGCGCTGACCGCGGCCTATGTCGAGGCGATCAGCGACCGCATCGTCGCGCTGGGCAAGGACCGCGTCGAACGCAAGCGCGCCGTGGTGATGCAGCGTTTCAAGGAAGCCGCCGACCGCGTCGCCGGGACCGAGAGCGCGCTGAACGACTTCCGCCGCCGCAACCGGCTCGCCGAACCGCAGGCCGAACTCGGCTCGGCGCTGTCGGTACGCGCGGGGCTCGAGGCGCGATTGCAGGCGAAGCAGGTCGAACTCACGACGCTGCAGAAATTCCAGGGACCCGAGAATCCGCAGCTGATGGCGGTGCAGTCCGAGGTCGCCTCGCTCCGCGCCCAGATCGCGCGCAGCGCGACCCCCGCGTCCGGCGCGGCGGGCCCGAATGTCGCGGGGCTGAGCGAGGTGTCGGGCGAATATCTTGACCTCTATCGCGACTATCGCTTCGCGCAGGCGCTGTACGAGGTTTATGCGCGTTCGTCCGAAGAGGTCGCGGTCGAGACGCTCGCGGGCGAGACGGCGTCGAGCGTGCAGGTGCTGGAAGCGCCGCGGGTCGACGCCGACCGCAAATATAATATCGCCGCGGTCGCCTTGCTCGCGCTCGTCGTCCTCGGCGCGCTGTTCACCGAAATCTATGCGCCCGCGACCGGCGTCCGCCTGTTCCGGAGCCGGGGGACGGACGGCGCGCCATGA
- a CDS encoding SLBB domain-containing protein — protein MMIGSRPLAAGSLVLALSLAAPLSAQLAPPVGGTGAGGGMATEQIAVPPVEIGTVEPAVIAADDPVRPGEPGGAVAAKAPPPPNEFETWVSAVAGKPLRRFGAELLVPGARDFTAPPTTAIPPDYRLGPGDELLLGLTGSVQASGLRLVVDSEGRIFVPRVGAVRVGGVRYGDLHGVIEREVSRQYRGFHLEVGVARLQGLTVYVTGFAARPGSYTVNSLSTLVNAVLAAGGPAAGGSFRSIQLRRGGQLVSDFDLYDLLLKGDKRGDAALQNGDVIYIAPAGAEVAVIGSANREAIFELAPQEVLTDAILYAGGVNTVADDSRLMLLNALSPDAAGWREVSAADAGTQKARRGDVIRILSNIGIARPLRQQPVLVTVSGEVARPGHYYVQPGTRMADVVAQAGGLTTEAFPYASVIKRESVKHQQRLSYDRAIDDVELLLSSQPVTSVNRAQLVQPGNVALIKSIVEQLRRREPDGRLVFDLPVDAAALPGDLILENNDNIHVPSRPVTVGVFGAVPSPASFAYRPGATVGDFVESAGGFQKIGDKSEVFVVRANGTVVAEGKRTLRAPALPGDLVYVPIDANRGEFWARLRDITGSLFGGLVGAASVKALVE, from the coding sequence ATGATGATCGGGTCTAGACCGCTGGCAGCGGGTTCGCTGGTGCTGGCGCTGAGCCTTGCGGCGCCGCTGTCGGCGCAGCTCGCGCCGCCGGTGGGCGGCACCGGCGCGGGGGGCGGGATGGCGACCGAACAGATCGCGGTGCCGCCGGTCGAGATCGGGACGGTCGAACCCGCGGTGATCGCGGCGGACGATCCCGTGCGTCCGGGCGAGCCGGGGGGAGCGGTTGCGGCAAAGGCCCCGCCGCCGCCCAACGAGTTCGAGACGTGGGTGTCGGCGGTCGCGGGCAAGCCGCTGCGCCGCTTCGGGGCCGAACTGCTCGTCCCCGGCGCGCGCGATTTCACCGCACCGCCGACCACGGCCATTCCTCCGGACTATCGCCTGGGCCCCGGCGACGAATTGCTGCTCGGGCTCACCGGATCGGTGCAGGCGTCGGGGCTGCGCCTCGTCGTCGACAGCGAAGGGCGGATCTTCGTGCCGCGCGTCGGTGCGGTGCGCGTCGGCGGGGTGCGCTACGGCGACCTGCACGGGGTGATCGAGCGCGAGGTGTCGCGTCAGTATCGCGGTTTCCACCTCGAGGTCGGGGTCGCGCGGCTGCAGGGCCTGACGGTCTATGTCACCGGCTTCGCGGCGCGCCCGGGTTCCTATACGGTGAACAGCCTGTCGACGCTGGTCAACGCGGTGCTCGCGGCGGGCGGTCCCGCGGCGGGCGGCAGCTTCCGGTCGATCCAGCTCCGCCGCGGCGGGCAGCTCGTCTCGGATTTCGACCTCTACGACCTGCTGCTCAAGGGCGACAAGCGCGGCGATGCGGCGCTCCAGAACGGCGACGTCATCTATATCGCGCCCGCGGGCGCCGAGGTCGCGGTGATCGGCAGCGCCAACCGCGAGGCGATCTTCGAGCTCGCGCCGCAGGAAGTGCTGACCGACGCGATTCTCTATGCCGGCGGGGTCAACACCGTCGCCGACGACAGCCGGCTGATGCTGCTCAACGCGCTCAGCCCCGACGCCGCGGGCTGGCGCGAGGTTTCGGCCGCCGACGCGGGCACGCAAAAGGCGCGGCGCGGCGACGTGATCCGCATCCTGTCGAACATCGGCATCGCGCGGCCGCTGCGCCAGCAGCCGGTGCTCGTCACGGTCAGCGGCGAGGTCGCGCGCCCCGGCCATTATTATGTCCAGCCGGGCACGCGCATGGCCGACGTCGTCGCGCAGGCGGGCGGGCTGACCACCGAGGCTTTTCCCTATGCCAGCGTGATCAAACGCGAGAGCGTCAAGCACCAGCAGAGGCTGAGCTACGACCGCGCGATCGACGATGTCGAACTGCTCCTGTCGAGCCAGCCGGTGACGTCGGTCAACCGCGCGCAGCTCGTCCAGCCGGGCAATGTCGCGCTGATCAAGTCGATCGTCGAGCAGCTCCGCCGCCGCGAGCCCGACGGGCGGCTCGTTTTCGATCTGCCGGTCGATGCCGCGGCGCTGCCCGGCGACCTGATCCTCGAGAATAACGACAATATCCATGTGCCGTCGCGCCCGGTGACGGTCGGCGTGTTCGGTGCGGTGCCGAGCCCCGCCTCCTTCGCCTATCGCCCCGGCGCGACCGTCGGCGATTTCGTCGAATCGGCGGGCGGTTTCCAGAAGATCGGCGACAAGAGCGAGGTGTTCGTGGTGCGTGCCAACGGCACGGTGGTGGCCGAGGGCAAGCGCACGCTGCGCGCGCCCGCGCTGCCCGGCGACCTCGTCTATGTCCCGATCGACGCCAACCGCGGCGAGTTCTGGGCGCGGCTGCGCGACATCACGGGCAGCCTGTTCGGCGGGCTGGTCGGCGCGGCGTCGGTGAAGGCGCTGGTCGAATGA
- a CDS encoding inositol monophosphatase family protein translates to MDLRDRVSMLMRDVAASAVMPRFRQLAPGEIDEKTPGEIVTIADRDAEARLHAGLAALDPGARIVGEEAAGQDPRLLDGIGDGRVWLIDPLDGTANFAEGRAPFGLMVALVEDGEPVAGWMLDPLSGRMCHAERGGGASCDGQPVRARAALRTPPRAALGTHFMTAERRARVEAAAEGALAVQPVPRCAAESYPRLVLGHDDIALFQRILPWDHAAGALFLTEAGGRATHWDGTPWRVGGAGQGMLAAATPDLWRVAAELLLGVLAETAANEEGIA, encoded by the coding sequence ATGGACCTGCGCGACCGGGTTTCGATGCTGATGCGCGACGTCGCGGCCAGCGCGGTGATGCCGCGCTTTCGCCAACTCGCGCCCGGCGAGATCGACGAAAAGACGCCGGGCGAGATCGTGACGATCGCCGACCGCGACGCCGAGGCGCGGCTGCACGCGGGGCTGGCCGCGCTGGATCCCGGCGCGCGCATCGTCGGCGAGGAGGCGGCGGGGCAGGACCCGCGCCTGCTCGACGGCATCGGCGACGGGCGCGTCTGGCTGATCGACCCGCTCGACGGCACTGCCAATTTTGCCGAAGGGCGCGCGCCCTTCGGGCTGATGGTCGCGCTGGTCGAGGACGGCGAACCGGTTGCGGGCTGGATGCTCGACCCGCTGAGCGGACGGATGTGCCACGCCGAACGCGGCGGGGGCGCGAGCTGCGACGGCCAGCCGGTGCGCGCGCGTGCGGCGCTGCGCACCCCGCCGCGAGCGGCGCTGGGCACGCATTTCATGACCGCCGAACGGCGCGCGCGCGTCGAGGCGGCGGCCGAGGGCGCGCTGGCGGTGCAGCCGGTGCCGCGCTGCGCCGCCGAAAGCTATCCGCGCCTTGTGCTCGGGCACGACGATATCGCGCTGTTCCAGCGCATCCTGCCGTGGGACCATGCCGCGGGCGCGCTGTTCCTGACCGAGGCCGGGGGCAGGGCGACGCATTGGGACGGCACGCCGTGGCGCGTCGGCGGCGCGGGGCAGGGCATGCTCGCCGCGGCGACCCCCGACCTGTGGCGCGTCGCCGCCGAGCTGTTGCTCGGCGTGCTCGCCGAGACCGCCGCGAACGAAGAAGGCATCGCATGA
- a CDS encoding aldolase/citrate lyase family protein codes for MNSTEKRMLDMLKKGRDHHGVVAVKAEFEAEGTRPDELLRLLELAWRADLKLALKIGGCEAVSDLHASKLYGADYIIAPMVETPYALSKFVDAGQKLYGAERGDTRLLFNLETETALQNLDAMLPLAAGIDGIVFGRVDFTLSRGMARGAINDRSITDAVLRVAHACADHDLELVVGGSVAVEAAAALREVRAVRLDRFETRKVVFDGAAVEGPGFEAGVANAVAFELAWLQNKRDYYGAIAAEDLPRIRMMEERSAAGKRAHLASVAA; via the coding sequence ATGAATTCCACCGAAAAGCGCATGCTCGACATGCTCAAGAAGGGGCGCGACCACCATGGCGTGGTTGCCGTGAAGGCCGAGTTCGAAGCCGAGGGCACGCGCCCCGACGAACTGCTCCGCCTGCTCGAACTGGCGTGGCGCGCCGACCTCAAGCTCGCGCTCAAGATCGGCGGCTGCGAAGCGGTGTCGGACCTTCATGCGTCGAAGCTCTATGGCGCCGACTATATCATCGCGCCGATGGTCGAGACGCCCTATGCGCTCTCCAAATTCGTCGATGCGGGGCAGAAGCTCTACGGCGCCGAGCGCGGCGACACGCGGCTGCTGTTCAACCTCGAAACCGAAACGGCGCTGCAGAATCTCGATGCGATGCTGCCGCTTGCCGCGGGGATCGACGGCATCGTCTTTGGCCGCGTCGATTTCACCCTGTCGCGCGGCATGGCGCGCGGCGCGATCAACGACCGGTCGATCACCGATGCGGTGCTGCGCGTCGCGCACGCCTGTGCCGACCATGATCTCGAGCTTGTCGTCGGCGGTTCGGTGGCGGTCGAGGCCGCCGCGGCGCTGCGCGAGGTGCGCGCGGTGCGGCTCGACCGTTTCGAAACGCGCAAGGTCGTGTTCGACGGCGCCGCGGTCGAGGGCCCGGGCTTCGAGGCCGGGGTCGCCAATGCGGTCGCGTTCGAGCTGGCGTGGCTCCAGAACAAGCGCGACTATTATGGCGCGATCGCCGCGGAGGATCTGCCGCGCATCCGCATGATGGAAGAGCGCAGCGCGGCGGGCAAGCGCGCGCACCTCGCCAGCGTCGCCGCCTGA
- a CDS encoding M23 family metallopeptidase: protein MPPALRLLLLLSLPGVAGSAAAAEQAALPAGDSTAFRERMTEWQAPPLEPAPATAAPDPQAGPAILPRRSSGYGLRTDPIHGRRRMHMGLDIPGGAGTPILASAGGTIAFAGTAGSYGRMVEIDHGGGLTTRYAHLARLLVSRGDAVARQQPIALMGSTGRSTGTHLHFEVRVDGRATDPLGWFGGASAPAAPRRVAVQVPSAPHVSQFAGRRASPAPAGADALNAALPSGEAVR from the coding sequence GTGCCCCCGGCTCTTCGCCTGCTCCTCCTCCTGTCGCTTCCCGGCGTCGCCGGAAGCGCGGCCGCTGCCGAGCAGGCGGCGCTCCCCGCGGGCGACAGCACCGCCTTTCGCGAGCGGATGACCGAGTGGCAGGCGCCCCCGCTCGAACCCGCTCCCGCCACGGCCGCCCCCGATCCGCAGGCCGGTCCCGCGATACTGCCCCGCCGCTCGTCGGGTTACGGCCTGCGCACCGACCCCATCCACGGCCGACGCCGCATGCACATGGGACTCGACATTCCGGGCGGCGCGGGCACCCCGATCCTTGCGTCGGCGGGCGGTACGATCGCCTTTGCCGGCACCGCGGGCAGCTATGGCCGGATGGTCGAGATCGACCATGGCGGCGGGCTCACCACGCGCTACGCGCACCTCGCGCGGCTGCTCGTCAGCCGCGGCGACGCGGTCGCCCGGCAACAACCGATCGCGCTGATGGGCTCGACCGGCCGCTCGACGGGCACCCACCTGCATTTCGAAGTCCGTGTCGACGGCCGCGCCACCGACCCGCTCGGCTGGTTCGGCGGTGCGTCCGCCCCCGCCGCGCCGCGCCGGGTCGCCGTGCAGGTGCCGTCCGCCCCCCATGTCTCACAATTCGCCGGCCGCCGCGCATCCCCCGCGCCGGCGGGCGCGGACGCCCTCAACGCGGCCCTCCCCAGCGGCGAAGCGGTGCGCTGA
- a CDS encoding sigma-70 family RNA polymerase sigma factor, whose amino-acid sequence MAASDTAAKLRQLLLGERPRLVRFLAARGAGDQAEDLFHDLWQKLGALTDRPVGEPLSYLFRAAENLMRDTRRAALSRDRRQTDWHALADAPGDQPGGERALIAREQIAAVETALATLGPRVDAIFRRYRLDGVGQADIAAEWGISLSSVEKDLQKAYRTLADLKTRFDAE is encoded by the coding sequence ATGGCGGCGAGCGACACCGCGGCGAAACTCCGGCAGCTGCTTCTCGGCGAGCGACCGCGGCTGGTGCGGTTCCTCGCCGCGCGCGGCGCGGGCGACCAGGCCGAGGACCTGTTCCACGACCTGTGGCAAAAGCTCGGCGCGCTCACCGACCGCCCCGTCGGCGAGCCGCTGTCCTATCTGTTCCGCGCCGCCGAAAATCTGATGCGCGACACGCGGCGCGCGGCACTCAGCCGCGACCGACGCCAGACCGACTGGCACGCGCTGGCCGACGCCCCCGGCGATCAGCCGGGCGGCGAACGCGCGCTGATCGCGCGCGAACAGATTGCCGCGGTCGAAACCGCGCTCGCCACGCTCGGCCCCCGCGTCGATGCAATTTTCCGGCGCTACCGGCTTGACGGCGTCGGTCAGGCCGATATCGCGGCGGAATGGGGGATCAGCCTGAGTTCGGTCGAAAAGGATCTGCAAAAGGCGTATCGGACGCTCGCCGATCTGAAGACGCGTTTCGATGCGGAATAG
- a CDS encoding DUF4880 domain-containing protein yields the protein MPTHPSDLKEVARDWAIRVGDPAFDDWDALTRWLEADPAHLAAYEAAVHSADWAADALRAPKAP from the coding sequence ATGCCGACGCATCCATCCGATCTGAAAGAGGTCGCCCGCGACTGGGCGATCCGCGTCGGCGACCCCGCGTTCGACGACTGGGACGCGCTGACGCGCTGGCTCGAAGCCGATCCCGCGCATCTCGCCGCCTATGAGGCCGCGGTCCACTCCGCCGACTGGGCGGCCGACGCGCTGCGCGCGCCAAAGGCGCCGTGA
- a CDS encoding DNA alkylation repair protein has translation MTAAGASPLLKDLLGPAALATIADAGTAASPRFDRAAFLAAASDGLEPLSIMERVRHIADALVPALPQDYPSALDLLRAMAPRLTHGFQAVAITEYVARRGTADIDASLAALADLTRFGTAEFAIRPFLAQDGTRTLGAMQRWTKSGDEHVRRLASEGCRPRLPWAARVPALKADPTLGAPILEALKADPAAYVRKSVANHLNDIARERPDWLLDRLAGWSQDAPATRWIVRHALRTLIKAGEPRALALIGVGHGADIAVRRFAVEPAVLRLGAPIRLDADLVSTAPAAQALVVDYRIHYARPGGRTAAKVFKWKGLDLPAGAAASLSIRQTIRDFSTRRHHPGRHAIELIVNGRTMAEAAFTLRIDEGDA, from the coding sequence GTGACCGCCGCGGGCGCATCGCCGCTCCTCAAGGATCTGCTCGGCCCCGCGGCGCTGGCAACCATCGCCGACGCCGGCACCGCCGCCTCGCCGCGCTTCGACCGGGCCGCCTTTCTCGCGGCGGCGTCGGACGGGCTCGAACCGCTCTCGATCATGGAACGCGTGCGCCACATCGCCGACGCGCTCGTCCCCGCGCTGCCGCAGGATTACCCGTCCGCGCTCGACCTGCTCCGCGCGATGGCCCCGCGGCTGACGCACGGCTTCCAGGCGGTCGCGATCACCGAATATGTCGCGCGCCGGGGGACGGCGGACATCGACGCCTCGCTGGCGGCGCTCGCCGATCTTACCCGTTTCGGCACCGCCGAATTCGCGATCCGGCCCTTTCTGGCGCAGGACGGCACGCGCACGCTCGGCGCCATGCAGCGCTGGACAAAAAGCGGCGACGAGCATGTCCGCCGCCTCGCGAGCGAGGGTTGCCGCCCGCGCCTGCCGTGGGCGGCGCGCGTCCCCGCGCTCAAGGCGGACCCGACGCTCGGCGCGCCGATCCTCGAAGCGCTCAAGGCCGACCCCGCGGCCTATGTCCGCAAGTCGGTCGCCAACCACCTCAACGACATCGCCAGGGAACGCCCCGACTGGCTGCTCGACCGGCTCGCGGGCTGGTCGCAGGACGCGCCGGCGACGCGCTGGATCGTCCGCCACGCGCTGCGCACGCTGATCAAGGCGGGCGAGCCGCGCGCGCTGGCGCTGATCGGCGTCGGCCACGGCGCCGATATCGCGGTCCGGCGCTTTGCGGTCGAACCGGCGGTGCTGCGCCTCGGCGCACCGATCCGGCTCGACGCCGACCTCGTCTCGACCGCGCCCGCGGCGCAGGCGCTGGTCGTCGACTATCGCATCCACTACGCCCGCCCGGGCGGCCGGACCGCGGCCAAGGTCTTCAAATGGAAAGGCCTCGACCTTCCCGCCGGAGCCGCAGCATCGCTGTCGATCCGCCAGACGATCCGCGATTTCAGCACCCGGCGGCACCACCCGGGGCGTCACGCGATCGAACTGATCGTCAACGGCCGGACGATGGCCGAAGCCGCCTTCACGCTGCGGATCGACGAAGGCGACGCCTGA
- the hemN gene encoding oxygen-independent coproporphyrinogen III oxidase, translating into MWTYHPDLLARPVPRYTSYPTAMEFAETVGAEEYARALDGLEAATPVSLYVHIPYCEQICWYCGCNTGAAGRKQRLTDYLDALRDEIALVAKRLGGRVRVQRIAFGGGSPNAIAPVEFVRLLDRILTVFDASRPDISIEIDPRGFTAEWALVLAASNVTRVSMGVQTFAPHIQAAIGRVQPLADIEQAMAALRLRGIDAINFDLMYGLPDQSLDDLDATLDEAIRLAPSRIALFGYAHLPDMLPRQRRIDATNLPDQRLRFEQAALGYRRLTGAGYIPVGFDHFARPDDPLATAAAEGRVNRNFQGFTEDDAEVLIGFGASAISKFPDLLVQNEKRAGPYRALVAEGRLTAVRGVRVGEEERVRAAIIRDLLCRGQADLDHRWAEAARVALAGLEARNLLEWEGDRLRIGADALPYARLIAAQFDAVRGSVFADAVPMGLSA; encoded by the coding sequence ATGTGGACCTATCATCCCGATCTGCTCGCCCGGCCCGTGCCGCGATACACCAGTTATCCGACCGCGATGGAGTTCGCCGAAACGGTCGGGGCCGAGGAGTATGCGCGTGCGCTCGACGGGCTGGAGGCGGCGACGCCGGTGTCGCTCTATGTCCACATTCCCTATTGCGAGCAGATCTGCTGGTATTGCGGGTGCAACACCGGCGCGGCGGGGCGCAAGCAGCGGCTGACCGATTATCTGGACGCGCTGCGCGACGAGATCGCGCTGGTCGCGAAACGGCTCGGCGGGCGCGTCCGCGTCCAGCGCATCGCGTTCGGCGGCGGCAGCCCGAACGCGATCGCGCCGGTCGAATTCGTGCGCCTGCTCGACCGCATCCTGACGGTGTTCGACGCGAGCCGGCCCGACATCTCGATCGAGATCGACCCGCGCGGCTTTACCGCCGAATGGGCGCTTGTGCTTGCTGCGTCGAACGTCACGCGCGTGAGCATGGGGGTCCAGACCTTTGCCCCGCACATCCAGGCGGCGATCGGGCGCGTCCAGCCGCTCGCCGATATCGAGCAGGCGATGGCGGCGCTGCGGCTGCGCGGGATCGACGCGATCAATTTCGACCTGATGTACGGGCTGCCCGACCAGAGCCTCGACGATCTCGACGCGACGCTCGACGAGGCGATCCGGCTGGCGCCGAGCCGCATCGCGCTGTTCGGATACGCCCACCTGCCCGACATGCTGCCGCGCCAGCGGCGCATCGACGCGACGAACCTGCCCGACCAGCGGCTGCGGTTCGAACAGGCGGCGCTCGGCTATCGGCGGTTGACCGGGGCGGGCTATATCCCCGTCGGTTTCGACCATTTCGCGCGGCCCGACGACCCGCTGGCGACCGCCGCGGCCGAAGGGCGGGTGAACCGCAATTTCCAGGGCTTTACCGAGGATGACGCCGAGGTTCTGATCGGTTTCGGCGCCAGCGCGATCAGCAAATTCCCCGACCTGCTGGTCCAGAACGAAAAGCGCGCGGGTCCGTATCGCGCGCTGGTGGCCGAGGGACGGCTGACCGCGGTCCGCGGGGTGCGCGTCGGCGAGGAGGAACGCGTCCGCGCCGCGATCATCCGCGACCTGCTGTGCCGCGGACAAGCCGACCTCGATCACCGCTGGGCAGAAGCGGCGCGTGTCGCGCTGGCGGGGCTGGAGGCGCGGAACCTGCTCGAATGGGAGGGCGACAGGCTGCGGATCGGCGCCGATGCGCTGCCTTACGCGCGGCTGATCGCGGCGCAGTTCGATGCGGTCCGCGGCAGCGTGTTCGCCGATGCGGTGCCGATGGGGCTGTCGGCATAG
- the ccoS gene encoding cbb3-type cytochrome oxidase assembly protein CcoS: MNGLVFLIPIALGLGLLGLGAFVWSLRRGQFDDLDGAALRIFVEDEEDEEKGKP, encoded by the coding sequence ATGAACGGGCTGGTCTTTCTGATCCCGATCGCGCTGGGGCTGGGGCTGCTGGGCCTCGGGGCCTTTGTCTGGTCGCTGCGCCGCGGGCAGTTCGACGACCTCGACGGCGCGGCGCTGCGCATCTTCGTCGAAGACGAAGAGGATGAGGAAAAGGGCAAGCCATGA